From one Luteolibacter sp. SL250 genomic stretch:
- a CDS encoding F0F1 ATP synthase subunit delta — MKVSKTAATAARRLFGLSHTDGRLDNNKLRTVFTRLAEDRPREYRAILAALHRLVRLDVEKRKVTVESAVELDPTTRQRVFNDLARKYGNDLDVQYLVNPVLLGGLRIRVGDDVFDGSVQGRLDRLAKAF, encoded by the coding sequence ATGAAAGTTTCGAAAACCGCCGCCACCGCCGCCCGCCGCCTGTTCGGCCTCAGCCACACCGACGGCAGGCTGGACAACAACAAGCTGCGCACGGTTTTCACCCGGCTGGCCGAGGACAGGCCGCGCGAATACCGCGCCATCCTCGCCGCCCTCCACCGCCTGGTCCGTCTCGATGTCGAGAAGCGCAAGGTGACCGTGGAAAGCGCCGTTGAACTGGACCCCACCACCCGCCAGCGGGTCTTCAACGATCTTGCCCGCAAGTATGGCAACGATCTGGATGTCCAGTACCTCGTCAACCCCGTCCTCCTCGGAGGACTCCGCATCCGCGTCGGTGATGACGTGTTCGACGGTTCCGTCCAGGGCCGCCTCGACCGCCTCGCCAAAGCATTCTGA
- the atpG gene encoding ATP synthase F1 subunit gamma, which yields MANLRDIRRRIKSVKNTAQITRAMQLVAAAKMKKAQDQALAGRDYATQLNGVLQDISEGFSETTHPLLEKREGNRELVLVISTDKGLCGPLNTNLSRKLRDAVSPDADYVTVGRKLRIMLEKLGKEIIADFSVKDPVPFADARAIAKLLAKQFLDGKYDKVSIAYTRFVNTLSQTPEIVQLLPVEPPTGYADATDTNEYLFEPTTEEVLGAILPLYVNFRVFQALVESRASEHSARMVAMKAATDNAKKFIKELTLEYNKLRQGAITAELLEITTAMKAME from the coding sequence ATGGCAAACCTCCGCGACATCCGCCGGCGCATCAAGTCGGTCAAAAACACCGCGCAGATCACACGCGCGATGCAGCTTGTCGCAGCCGCCAAGATGAAGAAGGCGCAGGACCAGGCGCTGGCAGGCCGTGACTACGCGACGCAGCTCAACGGTGTCCTCCAGGATATCAGCGAGGGCTTCAGCGAGACGACCCACCCGCTTCTGGAAAAGCGTGAGGGCAACCGCGAGCTGGTCTTGGTGATCTCCACCGACAAGGGCCTCTGCGGACCACTCAACACCAACCTCTCCCGCAAGCTCCGCGATGCGGTCTCCCCGGATGCGGACTACGTGACCGTCGGGCGAAAGCTGCGGATCATGCTGGAGAAGCTGGGCAAGGAGATCATCGCCGACTTCTCGGTGAAGGACCCGGTTCCGTTCGCGGATGCCCGTGCCATCGCCAAGCTGCTGGCAAAGCAGTTTCTCGACGGCAAATACGACAAGGTCTCCATCGCCTACACTAGGTTCGTCAACACCCTCAGCCAGACGCCGGAAATCGTCCAGCTCCTGCCGGTGGAACCTCCGACCGGGTATGCGGACGCGACGGATACCAACGAGTATCTGTTCGAGCCGACCACGGAGGAAGTGCTGGGCGCGATCCTGCCGCTCTATGTGAACTTCCGCGTGTTCCAGGCGCTCGTCGAATCCCGCGCTTCCGAGCACTCCGCACGGATGGTCGCCATGAAGGCCGCCACGGACAACGCGAAGAAGTTCATCAAGGAACTCACCCTCGAATACAACAAGCTCCGTCAGGGCGCGATCACCGCCGAGCTGCTTGAGATCACCACCGCCATGAAGGCCATGGAATAG
- the atpC gene encoding ATP synthase F1 subunit epsilon has protein sequence MSLHLEIVTPEKKIFSDSVDNVYLPGADGEMGILPQHAGLVTALKAGELRYQKGGVTSTLAIGSGFAEVDQKKVIVLTDSALGEDEIDEAATEAAMKRAEEQLAGVEHSLDAEEIAHLQNVIAQAAAALHFKRKHRN, from the coding sequence ATGTCTCTCCACCTCGAAATCGTCACCCCTGAGAAGAAGATCTTCTCGGACTCCGTTGATAACGTCTATCTGCCCGGTGCGGATGGCGAAATGGGCATCCTGCCCCAGCACGCGGGACTGGTGACGGCGTTGAAGGCCGGTGAGCTGCGCTACCAGAAGGGCGGCGTCACCTCCACCCTGGCGATCGGCTCCGGCTTCGCAGAGGTGGACCAGAAGAAAGTCATCGTCCTGACGGACTCCGCCCTCGGTGAGGACGAGATCGACGAAGCCGCGACCGAAGCCGCCATGAAGCGCGCCGAGGAGCAGCTCGCCGGTGTCGAACACAGCCTCGACGCGGAGGAAATCGCCCACCTGCAGAACGTCATCGCCCAGGCGGCGGCGGCCCTGCACTTCAAGCGCAAGCACCGGAACTGA
- the atpD gene encoding F0F1 ATP synthase subunit beta has product MSNQGTIVQIIGAVIDADFSKAAKLPEIYNALEIQYVLNGVDTKLVLEVQQHLGDGWVRAVAMSTTDGLKRGMSLTDTGKAIAVPVGNQVLGRIFNVTGDLVDENVPLADANLRSPIHRPAPTLSEQSATAEVLPTGIKVIDLICPLLKGGKGGMFGGAGVGKTVVIMELINNIAKAHGGFSVFAGVGERTREGNDLYWEMIEGNVIATEKDENGHVKLNADGTPVLAEGSKVALCYGQMNEPPGARLRVALSALTMAEHFRDEANQDVLLFVDNIFRFSQAGSEVSALLGRTPSAVGYQPTLSEEMAGLQERITSTNKGSITSIQAVYVPADDLTDPAPANTFAHLDSTVVLERSLAEQALFPAVDPLASTSKALAPEIVGEEHYRVARGVQQVLQRYKDLQDIIAILGMDELSDADKMTVFRARKIQRFLTQPFHVAEVFTNVPGVLVSIEDTVKGFAEILDGKLDTVPEGNFYMKGGIDSVARD; this is encoded by the coding sequence ATGAGCAACCAAGGAACCATCGTCCAGATCATCGGCGCCGTCATCGACGCGGATTTCTCGAAAGCCGCCAAGCTGCCTGAAATCTACAACGCGCTGGAAATCCAATACGTCCTCAACGGTGTGGACACCAAGCTCGTGCTCGAGGTGCAGCAGCACCTTGGTGACGGATGGGTTCGCGCGGTCGCCATGTCCACCACGGACGGCCTGAAGCGCGGCATGTCCCTGACGGACACCGGCAAGGCCATCGCCGTGCCGGTCGGCAACCAGGTTCTGGGCCGTATCTTCAACGTCACCGGTGACCTCGTGGACGAGAACGTGCCGCTCGCCGACGCGAATCTCCGCTCCCCGATCCACCGCCCCGCTCCGACCCTCTCGGAGCAGTCCGCCACCGCGGAAGTCCTTCCAACCGGCATCAAGGTCATCGACCTCATCTGCCCGCTGCTCAAGGGTGGCAAGGGCGGCATGTTCGGTGGTGCGGGCGTCGGCAAGACCGTCGTCATCATGGAGCTCATCAACAACATCGCGAAGGCGCACGGTGGTTTCTCCGTGTTCGCCGGTGTGGGTGAGCGGACCCGTGAGGGCAACGACCTCTACTGGGAAATGATCGAAGGTAACGTCATCGCCACCGAGAAGGACGAGAACGGCCACGTGAAGCTCAACGCCGACGGCACTCCGGTCCTCGCCGAAGGGTCGAAAGTGGCCCTCTGCTACGGCCAGATGAACGAGCCTCCAGGCGCCCGTCTCCGCGTCGCGCTTTCCGCGCTGACCATGGCCGAGCACTTCCGTGACGAAGCCAACCAGGACGTGCTCCTGTTCGTTGACAACATCTTCCGTTTCTCCCAAGCCGGTTCTGAAGTGTCCGCGCTTCTCGGCCGGACGCCATCCGCCGTGGGTTACCAGCCGACCCTCTCCGAGGAAATGGCCGGTCTCCAGGAGCGGATCACCTCCACCAACAAAGGCTCCATCACCTCCATCCAGGCCGTGTACGTCCCTGCGGACGACCTTACCGACCCGGCTCCGGCGAACACCTTCGCCCACCTTGACTCCACCGTCGTTCTTGAGCGCTCCCTCGCTGAGCAGGCGCTCTTCCCGGCCGTGGACCCGCTCGCCTCCACCTCGAAGGCACTCGCCCCCGAGATCGTCGGTGAGGAACACTACCGTGTCGCCCGTGGCGTCCAGCAGGTGCTCCAGCGCTACAAGGACCTCCAGGACATCATCGCCATCCTTGGTATGGACGAGCTGTCCGATGCGGACAAGATGACCGTCTTCCGCGCCCGGAAGATCCAGCGTTTCCTCACCCAGCCGTTCCACGTGGCGGAAGTCTTCACCAACGTCCCCGGCGTGCTCGTCTCCATCGAGGACACCGTCAAGGGCTTCGCGGAGATCCTCGACGGCAAGCTCGACACCGTGCCGGAAGGCAACTTCTACATGAAGGGTGGCATCGACAGCGTCGCACGCGACTGA
- a CDS encoding TonB-dependent receptor, producing the protein MSHDMKRAACILITALPAAARELPEITVMAERLPSTSSTAAPLAEWERAAIRESSPRTLDEMLSSEPSFSLYRRQTALFGNPTSAGVSLRNTGATAASRTLVLLDGIPQNDPFGGWVYWARYDAAAVDSVKIIPSAKAAVWGNQSPAGVVQLSSRDTFTEAHTLRLGGGSHGTLGASTANQFVNDDGTVGVSFNASALRSDGFFGVAESQRGAVDHRLDLELFSTDLKLAWKPRPGLTIEPMISWYEEERGNGTPLTGNATEALDLALRVTGEDPMLSWQALGYYQHRSFSSFFSSVDATRSTENPSLDQHDVPATGTGGALTLHWQPGGRWAVTGGVDFRHIEGETNEHATFMAGRFTRGREAGGEQSFAGIFAAASYQIDTRTTLDASARLDAWWLRDGRRIEESLLTGAPLRNDRLPDRDGIEPSFALAFSHAFNDRLEAFVSAGTSFRLPTLNELHRPFRVKNDIVEANAALDPERFISIEGGFEWKPADDLTLRAALFHHWIRDAIANVPVTDPAEIAAIFGTIPAGGSGSQRRNVDEARVLGAQVGAEWKATDDLTLRLDGIWTETSFRESKGQPLLEDKPFPQAPDLRVIAGLDWRPIEHLTLTAGYEYGASQFDDALAQRRIGDYTSARIGATWEASENLLYHLRVENLFDEEIMTGLASDGTRSIAGPRALWASVEWNF; encoded by the coding sequence ATGTCCCATGACATGAAGCGCGCCGCCTGCATCCTCATCACCGCCCTCCCCGCCGCCGCTCGGGAGCTGCCCGAGATCACCGTGATGGCGGAGCGCCTTCCGTCCACGTCATCCACCGCCGCGCCGCTCGCGGAGTGGGAGCGCGCCGCCATCCGCGAAAGCTCCCCCCGCACGCTGGATGAGATGCTTTCGTCGGAGCCGTCCTTCTCGCTCTACCGCAGGCAGACCGCCCTCTTCGGTAATCCCACGTCCGCAGGGGTCAGCCTGCGCAACACCGGGGCCACCGCCGCGTCCCGCACGCTGGTCCTGCTGGATGGCATCCCGCAAAATGATCCCTTCGGAGGCTGGGTGTACTGGGCGCGCTATGATGCGGCGGCGGTGGACTCCGTGAAGATCATCCCTTCCGCAAAGGCCGCCGTCTGGGGGAACCAGAGCCCCGCCGGGGTGGTCCAGCTTTCCTCACGGGATACGTTCACGGAGGCACACACGCTGCGGCTCGGCGGCGGCAGCCACGGGACCCTGGGTGCCTCCACGGCAAACCAGTTCGTCAATGACGACGGCACGGTGGGCGTTTCCTTCAACGCGTCCGCCCTGCGTTCCGACGGGTTCTTCGGCGTGGCGGAAAGCCAGCGCGGAGCCGTGGACCACAGGCTGGATCTTGAGCTGTTCAGCACGGACCTGAAGCTCGCGTGGAAGCCGCGGCCCGGTCTCACCATCGAGCCGATGATCTCATGGTATGAGGAGGAACGCGGCAACGGCACGCCGCTCACCGGGAATGCCACGGAGGCACTGGACCTGGCGCTGCGCGTCACGGGGGAGGATCCCATGCTGTCCTGGCAGGCGCTCGGCTACTACCAGCATCGTAGTTTTTCCTCGTTCTTCAGCTCCGTCGATGCCACCCGCAGCACGGAAAACCCGTCGCTCGACCAGCATGACGTCCCCGCCACCGGCACCGGCGGCGCGCTCACCCTCCACTGGCAGCCGGGCGGGAGGTGGGCCGTCACGGGTGGCGTGGATTTCCGCCACATTGAGGGAGAAACGAACGAGCACGCGACCTTCATGGCCGGCCGGTTCACCCGCGGCCGCGAGGCGGGTGGTGAACAGAGCTTCGCCGGGATCTTCGCCGCCGCCAGTTATCAGATCGACACGCGGACCACCCTGGATGCCAGCGCACGCCTCGATGCCTGGTGGCTGCGCGATGGCCGCCGGATCGAGGAATCCCTCCTCACCGGCGCGCCCCTCCGCAACGACCGCCTGCCGGACCGCGATGGCATCGAGCCGTCATTCGCGCTCGCGTTCAGCCATGCGTTCAATGACCGGCTGGAGGCCTTCGTCTCCGCCGGGACCAGCTTCCGCCTCCCCACGCTCAACGAACTCCACCGGCCCTTCCGGGTGAAGAATGACATCGTGGAGGCGAATGCCGCGCTCGACCCGGAGCGCTTCATCAGCATCGAGGGCGGATTTGAATGGAAGCCAGCGGATGATCTCACCCTCCGCGCCGCCCTTTTCCATCACTGGATCAGGGATGCCATCGCCAACGTCCCCGTCACGGATCCGGCGGAGATCGCCGCGATCTTCGGCACCATCCCCGCCGGTGGTTCCGGCTCGCAGCGGCGCAACGTCGATGAAGCCCGCGTGCTCGGTGCCCAGGTCGGCGCCGAATGGAAGGCAACCGATGACCTTACCCTCCGGCTCGATGGCATTTGGACCGAGACAAGCTTTCGCGAGTCAAAGGGCCAGCCCCTGCTCGAGGACAAGCCGTTTCCCCAGGCACCGGACCTGCGGGTCATCGCGGGCCTCGACTGGCGACCCATCGAACACCTCACGCTCACCGCAGGCTACGAATACGGAGCATCCCAATTCGACGACGCCCTCGCCCAGCGCCGCATCGGCGACTACACCAGCGCGCGCATCGGAGCGACGTGGGAGGCATCGGAAAACCTACTCTACCACTTGCGGGTGGAGAACCTCTTCGATGAGGAAATCATGACCGGCCTTGCCAGCGACGGCACACGCAGCATCGCCGGACCCCGCGCGCTGTGGGCCAGCGTGGAATGGAACTTCTAA
- a CDS encoding basic secretory protein-like protein, whose product MSSLPDNRGPLTLRHRNGLLFHLVKLGFRSLGLLALLSPALAYAQDFLPAKNDAATEATFKIVDGTADRNSGSPEVLHDGKPPTKDDDPRASFFFAPGTDGGRISIDLGSAIRIRTIRTSSLHPGSRGPQVYQLYASQGTAADFSGSPKRDVDPTSCGWQLIHTTDTRTGGGPGHQVSIESEILRKNKFRHLLFDIKRPDPADSLSNTFYNEIDVIDADAPAEEIPRKQVDTVASKDGKYRYILDSTEAPDLRQWTLEKLIPVMEIWYPKIIGMIPVDGYTPPDTVHFALKNATNLPGHAQGVPGYATGNRITLNASFMRDNKTGEAIGCAVHEIVHVVQFAGDPRPKIERPPTWVTEGACDYIRWFLYEPEVKGAEITKGNVSRAKYDGSYRISANFMDWVIRNHEKDLMRKLNLSIHRGYSEDLWKEWTGKSVGELGAEWKKAHEARLGVK is encoded by the coding sequence ATGTCGTCACTTCCTGACAACCGTGGCCCGCTGACCCTCCGGCATCGGAACGGCCTGCTCTTCCATCTCGTGAAACTCGGATTCCGCTCCCTCGGTCTCCTCGCGTTGTTGTCGCCCGCATTGGCCTATGCCCAGGATTTCCTGCCGGCGAAAAATGACGCGGCGACGGAAGCCACCTTCAAGATCGTGGATGGCACCGCGGACCGGAACAGTGGATCCCCCGAAGTTCTCCACGACGGCAAACCGCCCACAAAAGACGACGATCCGCGTGCGAGCTTCTTCTTCGCCCCGGGCACCGATGGCGGCCGGATCTCCATCGACCTGGGATCGGCCATCCGGATCCGGACCATCCGGACCTCCTCCCTCCACCCCGGTTCACGCGGGCCCCAAGTCTATCAGCTCTACGCCTCCCAGGGAACAGCGGCGGATTTCTCCGGCTCACCGAAGCGCGATGTCGATCCTACCTCCTGTGGCTGGCAGCTCATCCACACGACGGACACACGGACGGGCGGTGGGCCGGGCCATCAGGTTTCCATCGAGAGTGAGATCCTCAGGAAGAACAAATTCCGACACCTGCTTTTCGACATCAAGCGGCCGGACCCCGCAGACTCCCTCTCCAACACGTTCTACAACGAGATCGATGTCATCGATGCGGATGCACCCGCCGAGGAGATCCCGCGGAAGCAGGTGGACACGGTCGCCTCAAAGGATGGGAAATACCGCTACATCCTCGACTCCACCGAGGCGCCCGATCTCCGGCAGTGGACGCTGGAGAAGCTCATCCCCGTGATGGAGATCTGGTATCCGAAGATCATCGGGATGATCCCCGTCGATGGCTACACGCCTCCGGACACAGTCCACTTCGCGCTGAAGAATGCCACCAACCTGCCGGGACATGCACAGGGAGTGCCGGGCTATGCGACCGGCAACCGCATCACGCTCAACGCGAGCTTCATGCGCGACAACAAGACCGGCGAGGCGATCGGCTGTGCCGTGCACGAGATCGTCCACGTCGTCCAGTTCGCGGGAGATCCACGCCCGAAGATCGAACGCCCGCCGACCTGGGTCACGGAGGGCGCGTGCGACTACATCCGCTGGTTCCTCTACGAACCGGAGGTGAAAGGCGCGGAGATCACCAAGGGCAACGTCAGCCGCGCGAAATACGACGGCAGCTACCGCATCAGCGCCAACTTCATGGATTGGGTCATCCGCAACCATGAGAAGGACCTCATGCGGAAGCTCAACCTGTCCATCCACCGAGGCTACTCCGAGGATCTGTGGAAGGAATGGACCGGCAAGTCCGTTGGGGAGCTGGGCGCGGAGTGGAAGAAGGCGCACGAAGCCCGGCTGGGCGTGAAATGA
- a CDS encoding Gfo/Idh/MocA family oxidoreductase: MHRRQFLSTTALALAGAGAAAAQPAGARISAAQIGTGHSHASGKMQAMRNLPDLYQVTGICEPDDALWQRGSKNKAYADLPRLSLDQLLSSDVKLIAVETLLEDAPAMTIRCLEAGKHVHLDKPGALSHADFRKLRMLSQEKGLHLQMGYMLRYNPAFQLLFQAHREGWLGKITSIDAAMGKLAEAGLRKELASLPGGGMFELACHLTDAVVTLLGKPQAVHSFSTPTRDDGMKDNQLAVLSYPQATATLRCNHADPFGSPHRAFHVIGTKGSMEISPLESGNVILSLTEDHPPHRKGRNTLKVEVPKGRYDAEFIDMAKAIRGEKPLAWDAMHDIVVHETILRSSGMDVP; encoded by the coding sequence ATGCACCGCCGCCAGTTCCTTTCCACCACCGCGCTTGCCCTCGCGGGTGCCGGTGCGGCGGCGGCGCAGCCTGCGGGCGCGCGCATTTCCGCCGCGCAGATCGGCACGGGGCATTCCCATGCCTCCGGAAAGATGCAGGCCATGCGGAACCTGCCCGATCTCTATCAGGTCACCGGCATCTGCGAGCCGGATGACGCGCTGTGGCAACGCGGGTCGAAGAACAAGGCCTATGCGGACCTGCCGCGGCTCTCCCTCGACCAACTCCTTTCCTCCGATGTGAAGCTCATCGCGGTGGAGACGCTGCTGGAGGACGCGCCCGCCATGACGATTCGCTGCCTGGAGGCGGGCAAGCACGTCCATCTCGACAAGCCAGGGGCGCTCTCCCACGCGGACTTCCGGAAACTCCGCATGCTGTCGCAGGAAAAAGGCCTGCACCTGCAGATGGGCTACATGCTGCGCTACAACCCGGCGTTCCAGTTGCTGTTCCAGGCCCACCGCGAGGGCTGGTTGGGAAAGATCACCAGCATCGACGCCGCCATGGGCAAACTCGCGGAAGCGGGATTAAGGAAGGAACTCGCGTCGCTGCCCGGTGGCGGCATGTTCGAGCTGGCCTGCCACCTCACGGACGCCGTGGTCACCCTCCTCGGCAAGCCGCAGGCCGTCCACTCCTTCTCCACCCCCACCCGGGATGACGGCATGAAGGACAACCAGCTCGCCGTGCTTTCCTACCCGCAAGCGACCGCCACGCTGCGCTGCAACCATGCCGATCCGTTCGGCTCGCCGCACCGCGCCTTCCATGTCATCGGCACGAAGGGCAGCATGGAGATATCCCCGCTGGAGTCCGGCAACGTGATCCTCTCCCTCACGGAGGATCATCCACCCCACCGGAAAGGCCGCAACACGCTGAAGGTGGAGGTGCCAAAAGGACGCTACGACGCCGAGTTCATCGACATGGCAAAGGCGATCCGCGGGGAAAAACCGCTGGCATGGGACGCAATGCACGACATCGTGGTTCACGAAACCATCCTCCGATCATCCGGGATGGATGTCCCATGA
- a CDS encoding ATPase, with the protein MFTKAFAVAAAAIAGGIGIGLLGAKAAEATGRNPGAATPILVISIILAALIEGIFILSAFAVPF; encoded by the coding sequence ATGTTCACCAAAGCATTCGCAGTCGCCGCCGCAGCTATCGCCGGTGGTATCGGTATCGGTCTCCTCGGCGCCAAGGCCGCTGAAGCCACCGGCCGCAACCCAGGTGCAGCCACCCCGATCCTCGTGATCTCGATCATTCTGGCCGCTCTTATCGAGGGTATCTTCATCCTCTCGGCCTTCGCTGTTCCGTTCTAA
- a CDS encoding ATP synthase F0 subunit B, which produces MNLLLAAAADNPNVLEGISKTFGLNVPFFAAQVVNFILVIWVLKKFAFGPIGQILSERRERILAAEEKVKLIEKQLAESEITTAAAIAKANEDASRLINEAKESSAAFSAQKTQEAIASAQQILAKAETAAQAERAAIKAELKAEFGRLVAATTSQVTGKVLNDDDQRRINDEALAKVEG; this is translated from the coding sequence ATGAATCTCCTGCTCGCCGCCGCCGCTGACAATCCAAACGTCCTGGAAGGAATCTCCAAGACCTTCGGTTTGAATGTGCCTTTCTTCGCCGCCCAGGTGGTGAATTTCATCCTCGTGATCTGGGTGCTGAAGAAGTTCGCCTTCGGCCCGATCGGCCAGATCCTCAGTGAGCGCCGCGAGCGAATCCTGGCTGCCGAAGAAAAGGTGAAGCTCATCGAAAAGCAGCTCGCCGAGTCCGAAATCACCACCGCCGCCGCCATCGCCAAGGCGAACGAGGACGCTTCCCGCCTCATCAACGAAGCGAAGGAAAGCTCCGCCGCATTCTCCGCGCAGAAGACCCAGGAAGCCATCGCTTCCGCCCAGCAGATCCTCGCCAAGGCCGAGACCGCCGCCCAGGCGGAGCGCGCCGCCATCAAGGCGGAACTCAAGGCCGAGTTCGGCCGTCTGGTGGCCGCCACGACCTCCCAGGTCACCGGCAAGGTCCTCAACGACGACGACCAGCGCCGCATCAACGACGAGGCGCTCGCCAAAGTCGAAGGCTGA
- the atpA gene encoding F0F1 ATP synthase subunit alpha: MSSILQELEQQIAGITSSVEKTNVGIVRQVGDGVAKVEGLSDVSLNEMIEFDGGVTGIALNLEESEVGVVLLGDYSAVTEGAECRSTGKLLSVPVGEALLGRVVNAIGQPIDGKGEIAASANYPMEKIAPGIIKRKSVSVPVQTGIMSIDAMIPIGRGQRELIIGDRATGKTTIAVDTIISQAIQNKAAEQGKLQNHKPLYCIYVAIGQKLSNVARTQKILEDAGAMEYTTIVSASASDAAAMQFLAPYAGCAIAEYLMDKGQDVLIVFDDLSKHAVAYRQVSLILRRPSGREAYPGDVFYLHSRLLERSARLSENAGGGSLTALPIIETQAGDVSAYIPTNVISITDGQIFLETDLFYQGIRPAISVGLSVSRVGSACQTKTIKSVAGTTKLDLAQFRELQAFAQFGSDLDASTKKKLDRGARIVELFKQNQYSPLSMELESVYLFAMQNGYFDDVAVADVKRFQLALGEFLTTRKSELLDKIRNEKPDLKKDAASVDAVKQAIADFKTSWK, encoded by the coding sequence ATGAGCAGCATCCTCCAAGAACTCGAACAACAGATCGCCGGCATCACTTCGTCGGTCGAAAAAACCAATGTCGGCATCGTCCGCCAGGTCGGTGACGGCGTGGCGAAAGTCGAAGGTCTGTCCGACGTCTCGCTGAACGAAATGATCGAGTTCGACGGTGGTGTCACCGGCATCGCGCTCAACCTCGAGGAAAGCGAAGTGGGTGTCGTTCTTCTCGGCGACTACTCCGCCGTGACCGAAGGTGCGGAGTGCCGCAGCACCGGCAAACTTCTTTCCGTTCCTGTCGGTGAAGCTCTCCTCGGCCGCGTGGTCAACGCCATCGGCCAGCCGATCGACGGCAAAGGTGAGATCGCCGCCTCCGCCAACTACCCGATGGAGAAGATCGCCCCGGGCATCATCAAGCGGAAGTCCGTTTCCGTCCCGGTGCAGACTGGCATCATGTCCATCGACGCGATGATCCCGATCGGCCGTGGCCAGCGGGAGCTGATCATTGGTGACCGTGCCACGGGCAAGACCACCATCGCGGTGGACACCATCATTTCCCAGGCGATCCAGAACAAGGCCGCCGAACAGGGCAAGCTGCAGAACCACAAGCCGCTGTATTGCATCTACGTCGCCATCGGCCAGAAGCTCTCCAACGTCGCCCGGACCCAGAAGATCCTCGAAGACGCCGGTGCGATGGAATACACCACCATCGTCTCCGCCTCCGCTTCGGACGCTGCCGCGATGCAGTTCCTGGCTCCCTACGCCGGTTGCGCCATCGCCGAATACCTCATGGACAAGGGTCAGGACGTCCTGATCGTGTTCGATGACCTTTCCAAGCACGCCGTGGCCTACCGCCAGGTGTCCCTGATCCTCCGCCGCCCGTCCGGCCGCGAAGCGTATCCGGGTGACGTGTTCTACCTCCACAGCCGCCTTCTCGAGCGTTCCGCACGCCTCTCCGAGAACGCCGGTGGTGGTTCCCTCACCGCACTGCCGATCATCGAGACCCAGGCTGGCGACGTGTCCGCCTACATCCCGACGAACGTGATCTCCATCACCGACGGCCAGATCTTCCTCGAGACCGACCTCTTCTACCAAGGCATCCGCCCCGCGATCTCCGTGGGTCTCTCCGTGTCCCGCGTGGGTTCCGCCTGCCAGACCAAGACCATCAAGTCCGTCGCCGGCACCACCAAGCTGGACCTCGCCCAGTTCCGCGAGCTGCAGGCCTTCGCCCAGTTCGGCTCCGACCTGGACGCCTCCACCAAGAAGAAACTCGACCGCGGTGCCCGCATCGTGGAGCTCTTCAAGCAGAACCAATACAGCCCGCTCTCCATGGAGCTGGAGTCCGTGTATCTCTTCGCGATGCAGAACGGCTACTTCGACGACGTCGCCGTCGCCGATGTGAAGCGCTTCCAGCTCGCCCTCGGTGAATTCCTCACCACCCGCAAGAGCGAGCTCCTCGACAAGATCCGCAACGAAAAGCCGGATCTCAAGAAGGACGCGGCCTCCGTGGACGCCGTGAAGCAGGCCATCGCCGACTTCAAGACCTCCTGGAAATAA